Part of the Falco biarmicus isolate bFalBia1 chromosome 4, bFalBia1.pri, whole genome shotgun sequence genome, AGGCATCTCACCAactctttctttctgcatttttgccacagttctgttttatttgtaattgCTTGCTGTTTCTACACTAAATCAAAAGAGATCATCTTTTCTACAGATATTgcttaactttgttttgttcagtTGACAGCCTGTCCTTTTAAGATGccaactttgaaaaaaaaaaaacccagctctagtaaatttcctgaaaaatagCAGATGAGTATCTAGATTCATACCAAAGATATTCACATAAACTACTTGCTAACAAAGACATTGGAGATTGTTAAGATTTATATTTCAGCTTCCCTGTAGTTTATAATTTTACATAGCattaatctaattttaaatatacaaatacagtatttagATCAGGAATCAAAACATGTCTAACTATTTTGGAAAGCTGATCAATAATCCTTGTaaataaatcaaagcaaatttaaaacaaaattaagcaATATTCCTTACAATTTTAGTCTTTATTAAATGAAATCTACTAGAGAGACAAAGGTCTCAGCTTATTTTAAGTTTAAgaggaaaacctttttttattattaatctgAAATATCTTTACACTtgaaaacatgattttgaagaaatttctttccaaattccATTCTACACTGGTATCATTGAGGCTCCTTATGACCTTAGTATGTAAAACCTCttttattcagcattttttgttgttaatagGTCTGTTGTACCTGCTTGCTATTTCTCAGGCTTTGTCCAGCCcgattttaaaattatactcaATGTGCTTCTAATGCTTGCCTGCAAACAAGTTCTACAGCCTTTTTCACCTTCTTCAAGAAGGAGTTTTCTTTAAGTGTCTAGTGTATAAACACCCACCACTTTTTACAGTATCTATAAATTTCCATGTAGTATCCAAGGCAATATATATCCAGATATTTTTGCTTCAATATTTACTTATGGCaaattaaggggggggggggggggagggggaggaggaggagaatgaaatacattttaattatggGATGTATTCAAATCATAAAGAAAGATTgtttcaagttttaaaattcCCCAACCTGTGCAAGGGAGTTTGTATTTCAAATTTCTATCTGGTTCCAAGGCTAGCTATGTATTTCTAAATGCAGCAACGTAGTAGGAAATACGGGAAGGGAATAGCCTTAGAGGTTTTAAGCTGCTGAATAGAAAGGACTAAGATGGAAGGTTAGTGGGTTCCACTCTACAGAAACAGGAATGGCATAGCAAAACAGATAATTACCTGCTAGCCCAAAGCACGGTTATTTAACCCTAAAAGATGAGCAATACCAGATATGCAAAATTTACAGTTCTCTATTCTTACAAATCTTGAATCATATGTTCAGAGATGCATGAAGttacaaggcaaaaaaaaaaattttgccaCATAAAAATGCGTACTTCCCAGTCAGAATGTTCATACTCTCAGATGATTTTTAGACATTTACAATTAATCAATCTCTTAAGCTCAATCTTGAAAACTGACTTCATCACACAATTTTAACACTAGATCTatgaagatacagaaatgaaatcCAAATCTTTGCATAAAACTAACCTAGTTTTTACCATTATCTCCTGGTGACATTCTGTTCTAGAACTCTGAACAATAATATATTCTGTACaattaagaaggaaaagcaatgaaCTAGAGACAAGATGGAAGCACTGTGCTCTCTCCCAGTTGCATTTATGCTACTTGATGTCAGGAAGAATGGCTCTATGTAAGAAATAGAAAGCTAAAGGTTTTCTTCCAAAATCCTAAACCTCACGAGCAATCCTGAGAGGCATAGCTGTGTTGTAGTTCTCCGTTTAGACACATGCTAACAAATCATACTTATCAGATCATTATTCTTACTCTCTGGGTAGCTGAAGCATGAACAAGACAGAATTCATCACCGTTGCAGGATTCGCCCTATCGCTGCTGTGCCACATGACCCAAAGCGAAGGCTGTCCTCCCTCCTGCGATTGTAAGTCACTGGGAGAGACGAAGGGTTTACACATCGACTGCAGCTCCCGGGAGCTGGCggacctgcctgccctgcctgcccacacCAAAAGGCTTTATCTACAGAACAACAGCCTGACCTCGGTTCCTCCCGGGGCCCTGGACAGCTTGCTCACCCTGGAGGAAGTGACAATTTTCGACAATCCTTGGAACTGTGACTGTCATATTCTGTATCTAAAACTCTGGTTAGAAGACATCTCTGCACTCTCTCTGGAAAACACCAGATGCGCAACCCCAGCTCCCGTGAGGATGAAGCCCTTGGGGCAGCTGACTGGGAACGAGCTGGGGGTTTGTAAGAGGCTTCTCCCAATCAAGTGTCTTGAGTTCTTTTGGAGAGACCTCATTTTAATTGCTGGAGCAATAATTACACTTATTTTAGTAGCAGAGGCTCTGAAATTCTCAAAAAAGCTGGTCTGCCAAATGAAGCTAAGGCAATCTGACTTGAGGGGCTCGCTGTTGAGAAAGCTCACTTCCAAAAACCACAAGATGCAGTGAGCTGTTCACTACCACTGGCTTGAGCAGAAACATCAAACTATTCCACCACAAAAAAAGCACACGCACTGGCAATGCTAGTTTTAGTGGTGAACATGCTACAAACAGATCTCAGGGCTCAAAGTCTGGGTCCTCAGATAGGTAGGTTTGATTTAATTGCCTTTCAAGAACAAGCTTGATGATGTATTGACAGGCAAGTTTCATCCTGCTACCACCTACTCATACGAAAAGCAGTtcctaaatttttaaaaataatttaaatcagcTTTTCCACTGAATTTGCAGCTCTTACAGCAAGAAGACTTACACCTTTTACTATATGGAGATGAACACCCATTGTAGTATTTTAGCAATTCTTTTCTCACTTGTAAGCTGTGTGAGCATGTAATGTGTTACTCCCTCATAGTGTCCCAATGGGTTGGTAGGACCATTCTTTTGTGCAAAAAAGTTCAGCCATCTCTTCCTCAGGTTCAGGAGTTCCCTGCCAGCAAAACCACTATGACTATATAGGCCAACCACTGAACATATCTGTCACAGCACTCGCAAAACCAtccggctgcaacaaggcttctACCAtcccaggttaacttcagtaaggagtccccacaccttgccccagcacggccaccaaccccccacaaggtttcatCAGGTCATCTACTGCCTGGGCTGTTTCTCCATCCCCTTCAGGCCAGCCCACCCCGCTCCTTGCCTCTGCTGCGTCCaggttcttccttctccagctgctctcccaggccccctgcttctcctggggcttctcctacatccagggggctctccctcctccctctgcttcttttgggcctctcttcatccagtgctCCTCTTCCGTCCACCTTAGAGGTATTTAACTACtggaaccagccacagctgcaccttacccCACATcagcccctgaagccagcccacagctgtctattatcaatgttaattaacctgccttcattcctctacaattcctctacagTATCCCTTACTGAACACATTTAAAGATGGACTGGTAATGAGAATACAAtcaggaaaagtaattttaaatgttgttgAATTTCCTAGagaataaacaataaaaaaacattcTATGTGAAATTGAAATAATGGATGCTTATTGAACACTTATACACACCCAAGTTTGATCTCTTCTACAGCTCTACACATGTCTGATTCAAATTCTAAGAAATTTCCAGAGCTTGTATGCCAGCTTTACTACTGATATTTGATACACTGGATTTTATGCAACAGTTTTGAAGATGCTTGATGTACTGTCTTCCCTGCTCTCCTTTTGCCCCCCATCCTCATAGAAAAATTGTTGTGGTGCCTCCAGCATGTTGTTCTCTCCCCAGCTTAACTCACAAGACTCCAAGAATAGCAGTTAATGCTGTGATGCCATCTGGTCTGGTGCAGTTAGATGGGAGATCTATGAAGGTCTTCTAAAATTAATACTACTGTTGGCAGTTCAATTTAAGACACGTTTTGCAAATGCTCCTCCTAGCCCCAAACCTGAGCTAGGTGTTAGATGTTTTCTGCATGAAGGTGCTgaaggctggctggctgtttcCCTAGCACCTTGTCACATGAGTGACATCCCTTGTTAAAGCACATAATATCCCTGGCAAAGCTGgcagttaactttcttcttataGGTGGCCTTGCAATTACCGTGTACTGTCACTTCTGTGAGAGGAGACTCATTCCTAGCCACAGACACCCAAACCGAGGACGGTGGAAGCTCACAGGGATATTTTCAGGTCCCTCTTGCCTCTGCCAAAGCGCTTCAGCAATGCGGAGTCTGACTGTCAACGCTGACTGCTGGCGACATTCTCAGGCAGCTTTAGAAGAGACACGTTAGTGTCCGGGACACACCTTCACTGTTGGTCCTCTCTCTCCTGCACTGGCAGGGAAAAGCCAGCCTGAGACACCACCACTTGTCAAACTAAACTGGCACCAGTTCAGGGTGAGTCACCTGCCCCTCTCCGTGACACTGCGCCCAGCAGAACTGCTGGAAAACCTCTGAAGGGCAGAGATTTGGGGAAGGGATGCACACCACAGGCAGCGGGTTACACGATTTAGTAATAAAACATAGCATGGGGGCTTTAgtttgagaaaaggaaaggaatggaGTCAGATGTTTTCCctgtaaaataattaatgatCTGGGGGACAACACACCCGTTACAGTGTTGAAGTCTGCAAATGATACACAGTGGGGAACAAGAAGATGGAAGTCATGCAAAGAGCAGTGGGTTACTTCCAGTGCCAAGAAATCAAAGGCAAGATTGTACATCTAGAAACAAAAGATGGGTTGAGGATTCAGTTCAGAGAAGGCAAATGATCTGGTAATCGTGATTTCCCATGTATGACATTGCAGCAAAGGGCTAATGTGATCTTTCCTTGCTGAAATAGGGAATATCGTTTAGGgatataaatatttacttcCATGTTTACATAAGCTGCAATAATTCAgtatcaatgtctacaaatcAAGAAGAATCAGCTGcagaagaatcagaaaagaaaatacaggattGAAAATGTAGCTTAAAAGGAGCTtaatcattttcatttaataaaaaaaaattaaggtcACAGCTTGTATGAATTTACACGAAGAAAAAATTGTTACCAAAGGGCTGGGAGTAGAAATCAAAACATCAAACTAGAAACAGGGCTCAAAATCtaacagtgaaaataattattagCACTGAAACAGCTCATCAAATGTCATGGCGAATCCTACAGCTTAACCAACACTGGGCATTTTTTTTGAACTGGTAGGCACTACTGGAAATTAGAATGATTTTCACAGATGTGCACAAGACACCTACAACATTACAGCTGTTCTTACTGCTTTGGCCACCTGCAAAATTTCTGTGGGCCAGACCATGAGAAGAGAGACCAGGGGCAGCACAACACCCCTGAGGAGCTCAGCCCGTGCCGGCTGAGCCGCCCTCCCACgctccacagcagcactgaTATTCCGCTCTACCTTCTCCAATTCCATATCGCACTCTTCACCGTAAGTACtcaaagagcagcaaagcatttgcctttcagaagtgttgcatccctgctgcaggaagTGAACCATATGACCTAGAAACGGCACGGCTTAGTGAGGCGCTCCCAGCCTCCGGTGCAGACTGGAGTGAAATTGTGTCTTCAGATTTATGTGCACATTTGGATCTGGTAAGCACATTCAGAATTTCTCCAGCTTTATTAAATGTTATTCTACATAAATAACCTCTGCAGGAGAGAATTTCAAATAAACACATCAGAACACAGCAGTGCACATGCTTAGATAATTTTAGAACATTTTCTCTGCACtgagctttttaattttttaacaggCAACTACCATTTTGTATTAATGCAGAATATTACAGAAGAAACGCACTCTGCAACCTCCCAAGGAGAATTTCCTAAACGATATTTCTtgtttccccaaaataaaataaatcattaacGCTAAAAGCTTATCCCTCTCTTTTGTGCCTATAAAGCTAGATATGTATAAAATACTAAACTGCTTTACTGTATAGCTTTAATAGTACAAACATAAAAAAGGAGCAATcagcaaacatttctgcttATACCAACCAAAGTATTAAGCAAGATGCAcagaatacaaaagaaaaaaaaaagtacctgaAAGAACATCTTTTCTGACCTATTAAGAGGAATGGCATAATATTGCATGGCAATATTTTACATTCCACTAAAACAGCATTGTATTTATCACTTCTGATCCATCTGGCttttgtctgaaaaagaaaaaaaaaaactctgaGAAGGGGAAAGCTGGAACTGCTAACCGAAGGCTGAAGAGCAACATTGAACTGTTTATCTGGCAAGGCCACTACTTCGTGCATAAGCCACATACTCCATCAAATTGCATAAATAACGCTGCAGTTGCTAACAGTGtgcaaagacaggaaaatacgTCAgctatttaaatgaaacatgCAGCTCTCCCAAAGGAGTTTGTAAAGATCCCAGAAAGTGTTACTATATTGTACCTGCAAGAGTGCAAACTAGTGAATATATCTGTTTTCACATTCTTTAGTAACATAGGTGTAAGTACTGGGATTAATTGCAACTAAAAAAGTTATAAGTTTTGGTTCAATGTTCAG contains:
- the GP9 gene encoding platelet glycoprotein IX produces the protein MNKTEFITVAGFALSLLCHMTQSEGCPPSCDCKSLGETKGLHIDCSSRELADLPALPAHTKRLYLQNNSLTSVPPGALDSLLTLEEVTIFDNPWNCDCHILYLKLWLEDISALSLENTRCATPAPVRMKPLGQLTGNELGVCKRLLPIKCLEFFWRDLILIAGAIITLILVAEALKFSKKLVCQMKLRQSDLRGSLLRKLTSKNHKMQ